From a single Micromonospora sp. WMMD1102 genomic region:
- a CDS encoding lambda-exonuclease family protein yields the protein MTAVELLPAAEATPDNPRWHELRRAGVTASEVAALVGISPWDSAFSLYHRKANGWEVEDNEDLSNGRRCEPVIAEWWADTHPDAVVCPAGLYASQARPWQLATPDRLVHMACPCCDGSGGGCGCGGGFGISLCVDCRGTGAGGPAHAVLECKWTARWDGWGEPDTDEIPVYYRAQVLWQCDVLDVDEWHLAMLGPGGFRAYHGRRDEKDLRILRGAAAVHIAQRAAGTPPPIDDHPATATALKALHPSVEDFDVEVPVELAEGYRRARALRQRIERVVDGYEARIRAAIGSGRRAMCNGRLVASRSVYDQSGDTAELTALEDDWPVVDRLNPGRSATYA from the coding sequence ATGACCGCCGTTGAGCTGCTGCCCGCCGCCGAGGCCACCCCGGACAATCCGCGCTGGCACGAGCTGCGCCGGGCCGGGGTCACCGCGTCCGAGGTCGCCGCGCTGGTCGGCATCAGCCCGTGGGACTCGGCGTTCTCGCTCTACCACCGGAAGGCCAACGGCTGGGAGGTAGAGGACAACGAGGACCTGTCCAACGGTCGCCGCTGCGAGCCGGTCATCGCAGAGTGGTGGGCGGACACCCACCCGGACGCGGTCGTGTGTCCAGCCGGCCTGTACGCCAGCCAAGCCCGACCGTGGCAGCTCGCCACCCCGGACCGACTGGTGCACATGGCCTGCCCGTGCTGTGACGGATCCGGCGGCGGCTGCGGTTGCGGCGGTGGCTTCGGCATCTCGCTCTGCGTGGACTGCCGGGGCACCGGTGCCGGCGGCCCGGCCCACGCGGTGCTGGAGTGCAAGTGGACCGCCCGCTGGGACGGCTGGGGCGAGCCCGACACCGATGAGATCCCCGTCTACTACCGGGCCCAGGTGCTCTGGCAGTGCGACGTCCTCGACGTCGATGAGTGGCACCTGGCGATGCTCGGCCCCGGCGGCTTCCGGGCCTACCACGGCCGCCGGGATGAGAAAGACCTCCGGATCCTGCGCGGTGCGGCGGCCGTGCACATCGCCCAGCGCGCCGCCGGCACCCCGCCGCCGATCGATGACCACCCGGCGACCGCGACCGCGCTGAAGGCGCTCCACCCGTCGGTGGAGGACTTCGACGTGGAGGTGCCGGTCGAGCTGGCCGAGGGCTACCGGCGGGCGCGGGCGCTGCGGCAGCGGATCGAGCGGGTGGTCGACGGCTACGAGGCCCGGATTCGGGCGGCGATCGGCTCGGGCCGCCGGGCGATGTGCAACGGCCGGCTGGTCGCGTCCCGGTCGGTCTACGACCAGTCCGGCGACACGGCCGAGCTGACCGCGCTGGAAGACGACTGGCCGGTCGTGGACCGGCTCAACCCCGGCCGATCGGCCACCTACGCCTGA
- a CDS encoding recombinase RecT — MAETIANAVAQRDNSPAGLIKQYSTSFAQVLPSHVKAETWVRLAQGALKRGRRVDDKPTNPFELEQAAANNPGVFLAALLDAARLGLDPGTEQYYLTPRKQRGRLEILGIVGYQGHIELMYRAGAVSSIVAEVVRENDEYRYQRGVDEVPVHRFRPFASEADRGPLLGVYAYARMKDGAVSRVVELGRDDIARIKQSSQGSDSKYSPWVNHEAAMWLKSAVRQLQKWVPTSAEYRREQLRAAAEAQRVAAEPLMPEGTAAAQADYIDGDVVEDAADVPAEAPPVEPDAEDWPTTATPGGQP, encoded by the coding sequence GTGGCTGAGACCATCGCGAACGCCGTCGCCCAGCGCGACAACTCCCCGGCCGGCCTGATCAAGCAGTACTCGACCAGCTTCGCCCAGGTGCTCCCCTCGCACGTGAAGGCAGAGACCTGGGTCCGGCTCGCCCAGGGCGCCCTGAAGCGCGGCAGGCGGGTCGACGACAAGCCGACCAACCCCTTCGAGCTGGAACAGGCCGCCGCGAACAACCCCGGCGTGTTCCTCGCCGCGCTGCTCGACGCCGCCCGGCTCGGCCTAGACCCCGGCACTGAGCAGTACTACCTGACCCCGCGCAAGCAGCGTGGCCGACTGGAAATCCTCGGCATCGTCGGCTACCAGGGCCACATCGAGCTGATGTACCGGGCCGGCGCCGTGTCCAGCATCGTCGCCGAGGTCGTCCGCGAGAACGACGAATACCGCTACCAGCGCGGCGTGGACGAGGTGCCGGTGCACCGCTTCAGGCCGTTCGCGAGCGAGGCCGACCGGGGCCCGCTGCTCGGCGTCTACGCGTACGCGCGGATGAAGGACGGCGCGGTGTCGCGGGTGGTCGAGCTGGGCCGCGACGACATCGCCCGGATCAAGCAGTCGTCGCAGGGGTCCGACTCGAAGTACTCGCCGTGGGTTAACCACGAAGCGGCGATGTGGCTGAAGTCGGCGGTGCGGCAGTTGCAGAAGTGGGTGCCGACCAGCGCCGAGTACCGCCGGGAACAGCTCCGGGCGGCAGCCGAGGCGCAGCGGGTCGCGGCCGAGCCGCTGATGCCGGAGGGTACGGCCGCCGCGCAGGCGGACTACATCGACGGGGACGTGGTGGAGGATGCCGCCGACGTGCCCGCCGAGGCGCCGCCGGTTGAGCCGGACGCCGAGGACTGGCCCACGACGGCCACCCCGGGCGGGCAGCCGTGA
- a CDS encoding phage Gp37/Gp68 family protein has translation MGDGSTIEWTEATWNPTTGCDRISPGCDNCYALTLAKRLKAMGSAKYQTDGDPRTSGPGFGVAVHQSALTEPLRWRAPRTVFVNSMSDLFHARVPREFVAQAFGVMARTPQHTYQILTKRPERMLRLVGEEIDGGVTLLEAADEAGLTDTAQTLYEAAWPLPNVWLGTSIELDRYAGRACPLRATSAAVRFISAEPLLGPLPSLDLTGIDWLIAGGESGPGARSVDPGWVRDLRDRCQASGVAFFFKQWGGRTPKAGGRELDGRTWDEYPDRP, from the coding sequence ATGGGTGACGGCAGCACCATCGAGTGGACCGAAGCCACCTGGAACCCCACCACCGGCTGCGACCGGATCAGCCCCGGCTGCGACAACTGCTACGCCCTCACCCTCGCGAAGCGGCTCAAGGCCATGGGGTCGGCGAAGTACCAGACCGACGGTGACCCGCGCACCAGCGGCCCCGGCTTCGGGGTTGCCGTCCACCAGTCGGCGCTGACCGAGCCGCTGCGGTGGCGGGCGCCCCGGACCGTGTTCGTCAACTCGATGTCCGACCTGTTCCACGCCCGCGTCCCGCGCGAGTTCGTCGCCCAGGCCTTCGGCGTCATGGCCCGGACCCCGCAGCACACCTACCAGATCCTGACGAAGCGGCCCGAGCGGATGCTGCGGCTGGTCGGTGAAGAGATCGACGGCGGGGTGACGCTGCTGGAGGCGGCCGACGAAGCCGGTCTCACGGACACCGCCCAGACCCTCTACGAGGCCGCCTGGCCGCTGCCGAACGTGTGGCTCGGCACGTCGATCGAGCTGGACCGGTACGCCGGCCGCGCGTGCCCGCTCCGGGCTACGTCCGCCGCCGTCCGATTCATCTCCGCCGAGCCGCTACTCGGCCCGCTGCCCTCGCTCGATCTGACCGGCATCGACTGGCTGATCGCCGGGGGCGAGTCCGGGCCCGGCGCCCGCTCGGTCGACCCGGGATGGGTGCGGGACCTGCGGGACCGGTGCCAGGCGTCCGGGGTCGCCTTCTTCTTCAAGCAGTGGGGCGGGCGGACACCGAAGGCCGGCGGGCGCGAGCTGGACGGCCGCACCTGGGACGAGTACCCGGACCGGCCGTGA
- a CDS encoding DNA adenine methylase, producing MRPPVPYHGGKQRIADQIVALLPPHEHYVEPYCGGLSVLLAKPRSRMETVNDLDGELVTYWRVLRDRPGDLEVAVGLTPHSRAEHVAAFTPAADDLEVARRVHVRLTQGVNARLRPTGWRWHRKTAGGSTMTGYLAWYRDRIPAAAERLVGVSLDCRPALEVAREYGTEPSALLYVDPPYPAEVRNSSNYRCEMSDPADHRELAKALHECRAAVVVSGYACDLYDRELYPDWHRHEIAAQTTQGGSAKATAEVLWSNRPLGVQGALFDVGGRSA from the coding sequence GTGAGGCCGCCCGTGCCGTACCACGGCGGGAAGCAGCGGATCGCCGACCAAATCGTCGCGCTGCTGCCGCCGCACGAGCACTACGTGGAGCCGTACTGCGGCGGGCTGTCGGTACTGCTGGCCAAGCCTCGCAGCCGGATGGAGACCGTCAACGACCTCGACGGCGAGCTGGTGACGTACTGGCGCGTGCTGCGAGATCGTCCCGGCGACCTCGAGGTGGCGGTTGGGCTCACCCCGCACTCCCGCGCCGAACACGTCGCCGCCTTCACTCCCGCCGCCGATGACCTCGAGGTGGCCCGCCGGGTCCACGTCCGACTGACGCAAGGCGTCAACGCCCGACTGCGGCCCACCGGCTGGCGCTGGCATCGGAAGACAGCCGGCGGGTCCACGATGACCGGCTACCTCGCCTGGTACCGCGACAGGATCCCCGCCGCCGCCGAGCGCCTTGTGGGAGTGTCGCTCGACTGCCGCCCCGCGCTCGAGGTGGCGCGCGAGTACGGCACCGAACCGTCGGCGCTGTTGTACGTCGACCCGCCGTACCCGGCCGAGGTTCGCAACAGCAGTAACTACCGGTGCGAGATGTCCGACCCGGCAGATCACCGCGAACTGGCCAAGGCACTCCACGAGTGCCGCGCCGCGGTCGTCGTGTCCGGGTACGCGTGCGACCTCTACGACCGGGAGCTGTACCCCGACTGGCACCGCCACGAGATCGCCGCCCAGACCACGCAGGGCGGCTCAGCGAAGGCGACCGCCGAGGTGCTCTGGTCGAACCGCCCGCTCGGCGTCCAGGGTGCCCTGTTCGACGTCGGGGGGCGGTCGGCATGA
- a CDS encoding DUF4326 domain-containing protein — translation MSAPYQLFDVLPAHIADALRASIERFGVLVPVVRDQHGNTIDGHHRARIADELGVEYRVDVVQVADEDEAREVARHLNSRRRHLTGEQLREHIVMLAQRATPAGIGELSQREIAQVAGVAPSYVNKVLSDPQVFTSEHLPDSRRGADGKVYPARRPESAPAPAPLPTPEPTADAVACEACGTELPDDQAKAGYLRCDECDGEGDHYSENFPNGPGRCVMCHGRPEDQDERETTPPPAIEPEPAPEPQWSDDELALRAELEAGRTVVVSLRAHHANLTRWADAAGLLVRIDRRTDWGNPFEMPADGDRQTVIRNYADHYLPHKPSLLDRIESLTGKALACWCAPDDCHGDVLKEATEQ, via the coding sequence GTGAGCGCGCCCTACCAGTTGTTCGACGTCCTGCCGGCACACATCGCCGACGCGCTGCGCGCCAGCATCGAGCGTTTCGGCGTGCTCGTCCCCGTGGTCCGCGACCAGCACGGCAACACGATCGACGGCCACCACCGCGCCCGGATTGCCGACGAGCTCGGCGTGGAGTACCGGGTCGACGTCGTCCAGGTCGCCGACGAAGACGAGGCACGGGAGGTGGCCCGGCACCTGAACTCCCGGCGTCGGCACCTGACCGGCGAGCAGTTGCGCGAGCACATCGTGATGCTGGCGCAGCGCGCCACCCCGGCAGGCATCGGGGAGTTGTCGCAGCGCGAAATCGCGCAGGTGGCAGGTGTCGCCCCGTCGTACGTCAACAAGGTGCTGAGCGACCCGCAGGTGTTCACCAGTGAACACCTGCCGGACTCCCGACGGGGCGCCGACGGGAAGGTTTACCCGGCTCGCCGACCAGAGTCCGCCCCGGCCCCGGCACCGCTGCCCACCCCTGAGCCGACCGCCGATGCGGTGGCGTGCGAGGCATGCGGCACCGAACTCCCCGACGACCAAGCCAAGGCCGGCTACCTCCGCTGCGACGAATGCGACGGCGAAGGCGACCACTACTCGGAGAACTTCCCCAACGGCCCCGGCCGGTGCGTCATGTGCCACGGCCGCCCCGAGGACCAGGACGAGCGCGAGACCACCCCGCCGCCGGCCATCGAGCCCGAGCCGGCCCCGGAGCCGCAGTGGTCCGATGACGAGCTGGCGCTGCGCGCCGAACTCGAGGCCGGCCGCACCGTCGTCGTCTCCCTGCGCGCCCACCACGCCAACCTCACCCGGTGGGCCGACGCCGCCGGGCTGCTCGTCCGCATCGACCGGCGCACCGACTGGGGCAACCCGTTCGAGATGCCCGCCGACGGCGACCGCCAGACCGTCATCCGGAACTACGCCGACCACTACCTGCCGCACAAGCCATCACTGCTCGACCGGATCGAATCGCTGACCGGCAAGGCGCTCGCGTGCTGGTGCGCCCCCGACGACTGCCACGGCGACGTGCTGAAGGAGGCGACCGAGCAGTGA
- a CDS encoding WhiB family transcriptional regulator, giving the protein MPAARFAGEFRAQRFQPDAYPRWLHQTDQTPACQGADPEIFFPEKGPTASAPARAICDRCPLLARCRSWALDQPTADLHGVWGGMTQYEREAYHRRLRAAQRAQEAA; this is encoded by the coding sequence ATGCCCGCCGCCCGATTCGCCGGCGAGTTCCGCGCCCAACGCTTCCAGCCCGACGCCTACCCGCGCTGGCTCCACCAGACCGACCAGACACCCGCCTGCCAGGGCGCCGACCCCGAGATCTTCTTCCCGGAAAAAGGCCCCACCGCGTCCGCACCGGCCCGCGCCATCTGCGACCGCTGCCCGCTGCTGGCCCGCTGCCGCAGCTGGGCGCTCGACCAGCCGACCGCCGACCTGCACGGCGTGTGGGGCGGCATGACCCAGTACGAGCGCGAGGCGTACCACCGCCGTCTGCGCGCGGCCCAGCGAGCCCAGGAGGCAGCGTGA
- a CDS encoding HNH endonuclease, with the protein MSEAWRALGGRRRTLARQVYARDRATPGYLCHCGRPIDWTLAWPDPMSKSVDHVHETQDGGALTSLDNLATAHLGCNSSKGAQRRREREREQRAAQAVVIAIDPRTI; encoded by the coding sequence GTGAGCGAGGCGTGGCGTGCGCTCGGTGGACGCAGGCGCACGCTCGCACGCCAGGTGTACGCACGGGACAGGGCCACGCCCGGCTACCTCTGCCACTGCGGACGGCCCATCGACTGGACGCTGGCGTGGCCCGACCCGATGAGCAAGAGCGTCGACCACGTGCACGAGACGCAGGATGGTGGCGCACTGACCAGCCTGGACAACCTGGCCACTGCCCACCTTGGGTGCAACAGCAGCAAGGGCGCGCAGCGTAGGCGCGAGCGAGAGCGCGAGCAGCGAGCAGCGCAGGCCGTGGTCATAGCCATCGACCCACGCACCATCTGA
- a CDS encoding phage portal protein — protein sequence MSLFRREKRHATIAPADQLIPGRSGGKRGAVQVTNDTALRHSAVWACLRLRADLMSTFPVDTYRKVAGQQVEVPKPPVLVAPGGERWDYVDWMYASQFDLDRAGNTLGLIVERNALGLPARIELQPIEVCSVTQKRDTGALVYRLDGREYGPEQVWHERQFVVAGLPVGLSPIAYAAWTIGEYLSIQQFALDWFGGGGVPKARMKNVAKTIDRNQAQQVKDVYQASVANGDLFVHGSDWEFSFLQAQNVGMEWIDGKRYGLADISRFLGAPVDLIEAAISAPGSITYQSALQRNLQFLVMHLGPAVARREKNLNKLLPAPRFVKLNTNALLRMDPQTQAKVITERINNRTLAPSEARAFYDKPPLTPEQEAEFDRLFGAPRSAMSEAATRATAGWPWEQVNPLSAAPYPYPDPSEVGQ from the coding sequence GTGAGCCTGTTCCGCCGCGAGAAGCGGCACGCGACGATCGCGCCCGCCGATCAGCTCATCCCTGGCCGCTCCGGCGGCAAGCGTGGCGCCGTCCAGGTCACGAACGACACGGCGCTGCGCCACAGCGCGGTATGGGCCTGCCTGCGACTGCGGGCGGACCTGATGTCCACGTTTCCGGTGGACACGTACCGGAAGGTCGCGGGCCAGCAGGTTGAGGTGCCGAAGCCGCCGGTACTGGTGGCGCCGGGCGGCGAGCGGTGGGACTACGTGGACTGGATGTACGCCAGCCAGTTCGATCTCGACCGCGCAGGCAACACGCTCGGCCTGATCGTCGAGCGGAACGCGCTCGGCCTGCCGGCCCGGATCGAGTTGCAGCCGATTGAGGTGTGCTCGGTGACGCAGAAGCGGGACACCGGCGCCCTGGTCTACCGACTCGACGGCAGGGAGTACGGTCCCGAACAGGTCTGGCACGAGCGTCAATTCGTGGTGGCCGGACTACCGGTGGGGTTGTCCCCGATCGCGTACGCAGCCTGGACGATCGGCGAGTACCTGTCGATCCAGCAGTTCGCGCTGGACTGGTTCGGCGGCGGCGGCGTGCCGAAGGCCCGGATGAAGAACGTGGCGAAGACGATCGACCGAAACCAGGCACAGCAGGTCAAGGACGTATACCAGGCGAGCGTCGCCAACGGCGACCTGTTCGTGCACGGGTCTGACTGGGAGTTCAGCTTCCTGCAGGCACAGAACGTCGGCATGGAGTGGATCGACGGCAAGCGGTACGGGCTGGCGGACATCTCGCGTTTCCTCGGCGCGCCGGTCGACCTGATCGAGGCGGCCATCAGTGCCCCCGGGTCAATCACCTATCAGTCGGCGTTGCAGCGGAACCTGCAGTTCCTGGTGATGCACCTCGGGCCGGCGGTGGCTCGGCGCGAGAAGAACCTGAACAAACTGCTGCCCGCACCCCGGTTCGTGAAGCTGAACACCAATGCCCTACTGCGGATGGACCCGCAGACGCAGGCGAAGGTCATCACGGAGCGGATCAACAACCGAACGTTGGCCCCGAGCGAGGCCCGCGCCTTCTACGACAAGCCGCCGCTGACACCCGAACAGGAAGCCGAGTTCGATCGCTTGTTCGGTGCGCCCCGAAGTGCGATGTCAGAGGCGGCGACCCGGGCGACGGCCGGCTGGCCGTGGGAGCAAGTCAACCCGCTCAGCGCGGCCCCGTACCCGTACCCGGACCCGAGTGAGGTGGGACAGTGA
- a CDS encoding head maturation protease, ClpP-related, with protein sequence MTSIHVRRLQSRVERTAARLVDLAERERLSVADLAGARLPWYAVRNQAGNEDGDGDGFATVFIFDEIGGSLGVTAKQFVAELEEITAPVIRLRINSPGGSVFDAIAIYNALKHHPARVEVYVDSLAASAASVIATAGDEVIMMPGSQLMIHDASALEDGNAEDHGKMQTFLDRQSENIADLYQMKGGGTLAEWRDLMKAETWMFAREAVQMGLADRISEYGPVSGDADLEERMQRRHDLGYYRYAGRRAAPAPTSHRIAISTDGARTSARDSSSDGERRLAAQQRAAAGPRRRGAEQSSARMAAFPATLRAELVEHGGQQRYHVTGHASVVETPYEMWDAHGPYMEVIDARAFDRTLAAGPDVAFLVNHRGVTMARTTNGSLKLSMDGVGLAVEAWLNPKRQDVTDLVVAIQDRDITEMSFAFMLGDGGGKWSSDFSEFRVTDADIDRGDVSAVNYGANPYTDVAARAREVLADLDHLPAGAARAAMARLKLRADLTPATPPAAPVRAVDAGDSAGRSLVHVAALLDED encoded by the coding sequence GTGACCAGCATTCACGTTCGGCGGCTGCAGAGCCGGGTCGAGCGCACTGCGGCGCGGCTTGTCGATCTGGCCGAGCGTGAGCGGCTGTCGGTGGCGGATCTGGCTGGCGCCCGGCTGCCCTGGTATGCCGTGCGCAACCAGGCCGGTAACGAGGACGGCGACGGCGATGGCTTCGCCACGGTCTTCATCTTCGATGAAATCGGCGGGTCGCTCGGGGTCACCGCGAAGCAGTTCGTGGCCGAGTTGGAGGAGATCACCGCACCGGTGATCCGGCTACGGATCAACTCCCCGGGCGGGTCGGTATTCGACGCGATCGCCATCTACAACGCGCTGAAGCACCACCCGGCGCGCGTCGAGGTGTACGTGGACTCGCTGGCCGCGTCGGCAGCCTCGGTGATCGCCACTGCTGGTGACGAGGTCATCATGATGCCCGGCTCGCAGTTGATGATCCACGACGCTTCGGCGCTGGAGGACGGCAACGCCGAGGACCACGGCAAGATGCAGACGTTCCTCGATCGGCAGTCGGAAAACATCGCCGACCTGTACCAGATGAAGGGCGGCGGCACTCTCGCCGAGTGGCGCGATCTGATGAAGGCCGAGACGTGGATGTTCGCCCGCGAGGCCGTCCAGATGGGCCTCGCCGACCGGATATCGGAGTACGGGCCGGTCTCCGGTGACGCCGACCTCGAAGAGCGCATGCAGCGCCGCCACGATCTGGGCTACTACCGGTACGCCGGCCGCCGGGCGGCCCCTGCGCCAACCTCGCATCGGATCGCCATCAGCACCGATGGCGCCCGGACGTCGGCGCGCGACAGCTCCAGTGACGGCGAGCGTCGGCTCGCCGCGCAGCAACGGGCAGCCGCCGGGCCACGGCGGCGCGGTGCGGAGCAGTCGTCGGCGCGGATGGCCGCGTTCCCGGCCACCCTGCGAGCCGAGCTGGTCGAGCACGGTGGTCAGCAGCGGTACCACGTCACCGGGCACGCCTCCGTCGTCGAGACGCCGTACGAGATGTGGGACGCCCACGGCCCGTACATGGAGGTCATCGACGCCCGGGCGTTCGACCGCACCCTGGCCGCCGGGCCCGACGTGGCGTTTCTGGTCAACCACCGTGGCGTGACGATGGCCCGCACCACGAACGGCAGTCTCAAGCTCTCCATGGACGGCGTCGGGCTGGCCGTGGAGGCGTGGCTCAACCCGAAGCGGCAGGACGTCACCGACCTGGTCGTGGCGATCCAGGACCGCGACATCACCGAGATGAGCTTCGCGTTCATGCTCGGCGACGGCGGCGGCAAGTGGTCCTCGGATTTCAGTGAATTCCGGGTCACCGACGCCGATATCGACCGCGGCGACGTGTCCGCCGTCAACTACGGCGCCAACCCGTACACCGACGTGGCGGCCCGCGCCCGCGAAGTTCTCGCTGACCTGGATCACCTACCGGCCGGTGCCGCTCGCGCCGCCATGGCGCGGTTGAAGCTCCGCGCCGACCTGACTCCCGCAACTCCCCCCGCTGCGCCCGTTCGGGCTGTCGATGCGGGCGATTCGGCGGGCCGCAGCCTCGTGCACGTCGCGGCGCTGCTCGACGAGGACTGA
- a CDS encoding class I SAM-dependent methyltransferase has translation MQARTHCGGCGAADLMPFLDLGSTPLADAFPFTADTVQQTYPLRVAVCPACWLVQLLDVVPDGELYGADYGFYSSTSPSIRVYDAEFARWALARFPNEIKRGVVEVACNDGSLLQHFAAATSGPVWGVEPALGPYEAATARGLNVLGEPFRRIVAESHVDEFGSGGLVIAKNVAAHVADLPDFLAGIAHLIGDDGAAVIEVQDVAALLLGNQIDHVYHEHRFYFSATSLYAALTYAGMVVTDIERTPAQGGSLRVTARSRTAASSSGPKLEPMLLGDAWLRLSATYGAMQGRAAALRARLLDLLDAERVAGRTVAGYAATAKSCTLLNFCGIGPDRLAYVSDTTPHKVGRFTPGTHIPIYSPEDPASSDTYLLLAWNYLGDVLRREREFVERGGRFIVPIPSPVVI, from the coding sequence ATGCAAGCCCGTACCCACTGCGGCGGCTGCGGTGCCGCCGACCTGATGCCGTTCCTGGATCTCGGCAGCACCCCGCTGGCCGACGCCTTCCCGTTCACCGCGGACACCGTTCAGCAGACCTACCCGCTGCGGGTCGCGGTGTGCCCGGCGTGCTGGCTGGTGCAGCTCCTGGACGTGGTGCCCGACGGCGAGCTTTACGGCGCCGACTACGGCTTCTACAGCTCGACCTCGCCGAGCATCCGCGTGTACGACGCCGAGTTCGCCCGGTGGGCGCTGGCCCGGTTCCCAAACGAGATCAAGCGCGGCGTGGTGGAGGTGGCGTGCAACGACGGTTCGCTGCTCCAGCACTTCGCGGCGGCTACATCCGGCCCCGTCTGGGGCGTCGAGCCGGCGCTCGGCCCGTACGAGGCGGCAACCGCCCGGGGCCTGAACGTGCTCGGCGAGCCGTTCCGCCGCATCGTTGCGGAGAGCCACGTGGACGAGTTCGGTTCCGGCGGTCTGGTGATCGCGAAGAACGTTGCCGCGCACGTCGCCGACCTGCCCGACTTCCTCGCCGGGATCGCGCACCTCATCGGCGACGACGGCGCGGCGGTCATCGAGGTCCAGGACGTCGCCGCGCTGCTGCTCGGCAACCAGATCGACCACGTCTACCACGAGCACCGCTTCTACTTCAGCGCGACCAGCCTGTACGCCGCCCTGACCTACGCCGGGATGGTCGTCACGGACATCGAGCGGACGCCCGCGCAGGGCGGCAGCCTCAGGGTGACGGCCCGATCCCGGACCGCCGCGAGCAGCTCCGGCCCGAAGCTGGAGCCGATGTTGCTCGGCGACGCGTGGTTGCGGCTGTCGGCAACGTACGGCGCGATGCAGGGGCGTGCGGCGGCGCTGCGCGCCCGGCTGCTGGATCTGCTCGACGCCGAGCGTGTCGCCGGCCGGACGGTCGCCGGGTACGCCGCGACCGCGAAGTCGTGCACGCTGCTGAACTTCTGCGGGATCGGCCCGGACCGGCTGGCGTACGTCTCCGACACAACGCCGCACAAGGTCGGCCGGTTTACGCCCGGTACGCACATCCCGATCTACAGCCCGGAGGACCCCGCTTCCTCGGACACCTACCTGTTGCTGGCCTGGAACTACCTCGGCGACGTGCTGCGCCGTGAGCGGGAGTTCGTCGAGCGCGGCGGCCGGTTCATCGTCCCCATCCCCTCCCCGGTGGTGATCTGA
- a CDS encoding GDP-mannose 4,6-dehydratase — protein sequence MRALITGVTGQDGSYLAEQLAADGHEVYGLIRGQRNPRRAWIEGLVPGIRLVDGDLLDQSSLQHVLAAVRPEVVYNLGALTYVGMSWQQPAVMTEVTGLGVLRLLEAIRVVDPAIRLVHASSSEMFGAVREMPQNELTPFNPRSPYGVAKVFAHHTVVNYRESYGLHASTAMMFNHESPRRGPEFVTRKVSLAAAAIATGRQFRLSLGNLDARRDWGWAPDYMRALPLMAARPEPGDWVLATGETRSVRELVETAFAVAGLAWRRYVRVDPALYRPADVEVLCGDASKAAAELNWKPTVGFAELVARLVDHDLREAR from the coding sequence ATGAGGGCGCTCATCACCGGCGTGACCGGACAGGACGGCTCCTACCTCGCCGAGCAGCTTGCCGCCGACGGGCACGAGGTGTACGGCCTCATCCGGGGCCAGCGGAACCCGCGACGGGCCTGGATCGAGGGCCTCGTACCCGGCATCCGCCTGGTCGACGGCGACCTACTCGACCAGTCGAGCCTGCAGCACGTCCTCGCCGCCGTCCGGCCCGAGGTGGTCTACAACCTCGGGGCGCTGACGTACGTCGGCATGAGCTGGCAGCAGCCGGCCGTGATGACCGAGGTGACCGGGCTCGGCGTGCTGCGGCTGCTGGAGGCAATCCGGGTGGTTGACCCGGCGATCCGGCTGGTGCACGCGTCCAGCAGCGAGATGTTCGGCGCGGTGCGGGAGATGCCGCAGAACGAGCTGACGCCGTTCAACCCGCGCTCGCCGTACGGCGTCGCGAAGGTGTTCGCGCACCACACGGTGGTGAACTACCGCGAGTCGTACGGGCTGCACGCCAGCACCGCGATGATGTTCAACCACGAGTCGCCCCGGCGCGGTCCGGAGTTCGTGACCCGCAAGGTGTCGCTGGCCGCCGCTGCGATCGCGACCGGCCGGCAGTTCCGGTTGTCGCTCGGCAACCTGGACGCCCGGCGCGACTGGGGATGGGCGCCGGACTACATGCGGGCGCTGCCGTTGATGGCGGCCCGGCCGGAGCCCGGCGACTGGGTGCTGGCGACCGGCGAGACGCGCTCGGTGCGCGAGCTGGTCGAGACCGCATTCGCCGTCGCTGGGCTGGCCTGGCGCCGGTACGTCCGGGTCGACCCGGCGCTGTACCGGCCGGCCGACGTGGAGGTGCTCTGCGGGGACGCGAGCAAGGCGGCGGCCGAGCTGAACTGGAAGCCGACGGTGGGATTCGCCGAGCTGGTGGCCCGGCTGGTCGACCACGACCTGAGGGAGGCGCGGTGA